One genomic window of Notamacropus eugenii isolate mMacEug1 chromosome 6, mMacEug1.pri_v2, whole genome shotgun sequence includes the following:
- the LOC140511583 gene encoding olfactory receptor 5D13-like produces the protein MISPDKNQSTTVVFILLGFSEYPELQVPLFLLFLTIYVVSVVGNMGMIVVIMINLKLHTPMYFFLKHLSFVDFCYSTVVIPKLLENLVVQDRSISINLCITQFSIGVTLVMAEMLILAVMAYDRFVAICYPLLYTVSMSAKLCSLLVTVAYTWSIISSIILTYSILVLSFCETKIINNFVCEYSVFLSASCSDKHFSEIILFIFVNLNAFCTLIIILTSYLFIFVTILKMHSANGRYKAFSTCTSHLMAVTIYYGTIIFLYCIPNSKTSSLIVKLGSVFYLVVIPMLNPFIYSLRNNDVKETFRKIMNLQTISQ, from the coding sequence ATGATCAGCCCTGACAAGAATCAGAGTACCACGGTCGTGTTTATCCTCTTAGGATTCTCTGAGTACCCAGAGCTCCAAGTGCCCCTCTTTCTACTGTTCCTCACCATCTATGTAGTCAGTGTGGTGGGGAATATGGGAATGATTGTGGTCATCATGATCAATCTGAAACTCCACACCCCCATGTACTTTTTTCTCAAACACTTGTCCTTTGTGGATTTCTGTTATTCCACTGTAGTTATACCAAAACTACTAGAAAATTTAGTTGTACAAGACAGAAGCATCTCCATCAACCTTTGCATCACACAGTTTTCCATTGGTGTCACCCTTGTGATGGCAGAGATGCTTATCTTGGCAGTGATGGCCTATGACCGCTTTGTTGCTATATGTTATCCTTTGCTGTATACAGTTTCCATGTCCGCAAAACTATGTTCATTGCTTGTGACTGTGGCATATACTTGGAGTATAATTTCCTCTATTATACTCACCTACTCAATTCTTGTACTGTCTTTCTGTGAGAccaaaatcattaataattttgTATGTGAATATTCTGTCTTCCTATCTGCTTCCTGCTCTGATAAGCACTTCAGTGAAATAATACTTTTTATCTTTGTGAATCTCAATGCATTTTGCACCCTCATTATTATCCTTACatcctatctttttatttttgtcactatCCTCAAAATGCATTCAGCCAATGGGAGATATAAAGCTTTCTCCACTTGCACCTCCCACTTGATGGCTGTTACCATCTACTACGGGACCATCATCTTCCTCTATTGTATTCCCAATTCCAAAACCTCATCACTTATAGTGAAATTAGGATCTGTTTTTTATCTCGTAGTGATTCCTATGCTAAACCCCTTTATATACAGTCTAAGGAACAATGATGTGAAGGAAACTTTCAGGAAAATAATGAATCTCCAAACCATTTCTCAATAA